The Montipora capricornis isolate CH-2021 chromosome 1, ASM3666992v2, whole genome shotgun sequence genome contains a region encoding:
- the LOC138014343 gene encoding uncharacterized protein, which translates to MYMHIDKEEVIRNIGGQQWQTKFGGGQAGGRGGQVATRGGTQGFTRGGAQSSVRGGAQSSVRGGAQGSVRGGAQGSVRGGWHGRGNQQATSFNHQQQSGFNRGGRGRARGRGTGGSNSNQVWNEGLSFSGFPWEDDNRAAEEPMLPPEAFKPRSPPCNQNQQQFGQYDEYYDDYYGKGKQNTSFHGANFEGKLVSNEEHASVALQVSNALTQALLQFRMNNLPQVNDTNAGTAADMDTSS; encoded by the exons ATGTATATGCACATAGATAAAGAAGAAGTAATAAGGAATATCG GAGGACAGCAGTGGCAAACTAAGTTTGGTGGAGGGCAAGCAGGAGGTCGGGGTGGTCAGGTAGCTACTCGGGGAGGAACTCAGGGGTTTACCCGTGGTGGAGCACAGAGCAGTGTACGCGGTGGAGCACAGAGCAGTGTACGCGGTGGAGCACAGGGCAGTGTACGTGGTGGAGCACAGGGCAGTGTACGCGGTGGATGGCATGGGCGCGGCAATCAGCAAGCCACATCTTTCAATCATCAACAGCAATCAGGATTTAACAGGGGAGGCAGAGGCAGGGCCAGAGGAAGAGGAACAGGGGGGAGCAACTCTAATCAAGTTTGGAATGAAGGGTTATCTTTCAGCGGTTTTCCATGGGAAGATGACAATCGTGCTGCAGA GGAACCGATGTTACCTCCAGAGGCATTTAAGCCCAGGTCTCCGCCCTGTAACCAGAATCAACAACAGTTTGGTCAGTATGATGAATATTATGACGATTACTATGGGAAAGGAAAACAGAATACTTCCTTTCACGGTGcaaattttgag ggAAAACTAGTCAGCAATGAAGAGCATGCGTCTGTGGCCCTGCAGGTGTCCAATGCATTAACTCAGGCTTTGCTCCAATTTCGCATGAACAACCTTCCACAAGTG